A segment of the Niveibacterium umoris genome:
CCCGCGGCGAGCATGAGTTGCTGCTGCCGCTCGCGCGAGAGTTCCACTTCGATCACTTCACTCTCGTGCATCAGTTCGACGCGCACGACCGGCCCGATCGCCTGCACATGCGTCACCGATGCCACCAGCGCGTTGGGCGCGACTTCGCGCAGGATCTCGATGTCGTGCGGCCGTACGAAGGCGGTCGCCTTTTCGGCCGACGCGCGCGCCACCTCCGCCCAAGGCCCGTGCAGCCGGCTATGGAAGACGTTGACGTTGCCAAGGAACTGGTAGACGAAGGGCGTGGCCGGGCTGGAGTACACCTCGTCGGGCGAGCCCACCTGTTCGATGCGCCCCTGGTTCATGACGACGACGCGGTCGGCCACTTCGAGCGCCTCTTCCTGGTCGTGCGTGACGAACACGCTCGAGATGTGCATCTCGTCGTGCAAGCGTCGCAACCAACGACGCAGCTCCTTGCGCACCTGGGTGTCGAGGGCACCGAAGGGTTCGTCGAGCAGCAGCACGCGCGGCTCCACCGCCAGCGCGCGCGCGAGTGCGATGCGCTGGCGCTGCCCGCCGGAGAGCTGACTCGGATAGCGCTCGGCGAGCCAGTCGAGTTGCACCAGCTTGAGCAGGTCCGTCACCTTCTCGCGAATCTTTGCTTCCGAGGGGCGCTCGCTGCGCGGCTTCACGCGCAGCCCGAAGGCAACGTTCTCGAACACCGTCATGTGGCGGAACAGCGCGTAGTGCTGGAACACGAAGCCAACCTGGCGGTCGCGCGTGTGCAGGTGGGTCGCCTCTTCACCCGAGAAGGTGATCTGCCCCGAATCGGCGACTTCCATGCCGGCGATGATGCGCAAGAGCGTCGTCTTGCCGCAGCCCGAGGGCCCCAGCAGCGCCACCAGTTCGCCGGTGGGGATCTCGAGCGAAATGTTGTCGAGCGCGACAAAGCTGCCGAAGCGTTTGCCGATATTGCGAATGCCGATACTCATTGCTTGTTCTCGCTGTTTCGTTCCCGGTCGATCAAAGCGTACCCGTCCGCTCCGGCGGCAGCGCCGCCGACAACACCTCTGTTTCACGTCGCATACGCCACTCGACAAAAGTCTTGGCCACAAGGGTGACGAGCGCCAGCAAGGCAAGGATGCTCGCGGCGGCGAACGCCCCGATCGCGTTGTACTCGTTGTAGAGAATCTCGACATGCAATGGCAGCGTGTTGGTCTCGCCGCGGATGTGGCCGGACACCACGCTCACCGCACCGAACTCGCCCATCGCCCGCGCGTTGGCGAGGATCACGCCGTACAGCAGACCCCACTTGATGTTGGGCAGCGTCACGCGCCAGAACATCTGCCAGCCGGAGGCGCCAAGCGACACGGCTGCCTCTTCCTCGTCACGCCCCTGCGCCTGCATCAGCGGGATCAGCTCGCGGGCGATGTAAGGCACGGTGATGAACAGGGTCGCGATGACCATGCCCGGCACAGCAAAGATGATCTTGATGTCATGCGCGGCGAGCCACGGCCCGAACCAGCCCTGCGCACCGAAGATCAGGATGAACAGCAGGCCGGCCACCACTGGACTGACCGCGAATGGCAGATCGATCAAGGTCGTCAGCAGGCTCTTGCCGCGGAAGTCGAACTTGGCGATGGCCCAGGCGGCAGCGACGCCAAAAGCCACGTTGAGCGGCAAGACCAGCAGCGCGATCGCGAGCGTGAGCGATGCGGCCTTCAGGGTGTCTGGCTCCTTCAAGGCTTCGACGTACAACGCCCACCCTTTGGCGAGCGCCTCGCTGAACACCGCCGCAAGCGGCAACGCAAGAAACAGGAACAGGAAGGCGAACGCAAGGCCACACAGCAGCCAGCGCACCCGGCGTGATTCGGTGGTGGCGATGCGGCGACTCATGCCGAGGCCCCTTCAAGTCGTGCGCCCGGCGCGGCCGCCTCGACCGGCGTGCGACCGGTGTGCCGGTTTGCCGCCCACCACTGCAACACGTTGATCGACAGCAAGAGCACGAAGGAGATCACCAGCATCACAACCGCCAGCACCGTGGCCCCGACCAGATCGTACTGCTCCAGTTTCGAGATGATCAGCAGCGGCGTGATCTCGGACACCATCGGCATGTTCCCCGCGATGAAGATCACCGACCCGTACTCGCCGATCGCGCGCGAGAACGCCAGCGCGAAGCCGGTCAGCCAGGCGGGAAAGAGTTGCGGCAGGATCACCCGCCACAGCGTCTGCGCGCGACTTGCGCCGAGCGTGGCCGCCGCCTCTTCCACTTCCGGCTCGATGTCTTCGATCACCGGCTGCAGCGTGCGCACCACAAAGGGCAGCGTCACAAACGTCAGTGCGACCATGATGCCAAGCGGGGTAAAGGCAATCTTCACACCGAGGGGCTCGATCAGGCGACCGAGCCAGCCGTTGCTCGCGTAGAGCGTGGTGAGCGTGATGCCGGCAACCGCGGTCGGCAGCGCGAATGGCAGATCCACCAGCGCATCGACGACACGCTTGCCGGGGAAGGGATAACGCACCAACACCCAGGCCACGATGAGGCCGAACACCGCATTGACCAGTGCCGCCACCAGCGAGGTGCCGAAGGTCACCCGGTACGCGGCCAGCGCGCGGTCTGCGGTCGCCACCGCCCAGAAGTCGGGCAGGGACAGCGCGCTGCTCTTGGCGACCAGCGCGCCGAGCGGGATCAGCACCAGCAGCGAGAGATAGGTGATCGCATAGCCGAGCGACAGGCGAAAGCCCGGCAGTACGTTGTGAGCGGGTGTGCGCGTCATGAGAAGCTCAAGGGTCACGCGTTCGCCACGCGACCCGATGCGGTTACTTGTTCACGTACAGCTGATCGAAGCTGCCGCCGTCCTTGAAATGGGTGGCCGAGGCCTTGCTCCACCCGCCGAAGACCTCATCCACGGTAAAGGTCTTGATGGCCGGAAACTGTGCGGCGTATTTCTTCAGCACGGCGGCATCGCGCGGGCGCAGGTAGTTCTGGGCGGCGTTCTCCTGCCCGGCGGGTGACCACAGGTATTCGAGATAGGCCTGCGCCTGCTTGCGCGTGTTGCGCTTGTCCACCGTTTTCTCGATCACAGCGACCGGGAATTCGGCGAGGATCGACTCGCTCGGGTACACCACTTCGAATTCGCCACGTCCGAATTCACGCGCGATGAGTTCGGCTTCCGATTCAAAGGTGATCAGCACGTCGCCCATCTTGCGCTGCATGAATGTCGTCGTCGCATCACGACCGCCAGATGCGAATAGCGGTGCGTTGCGTAGCATCGCTGCCACAAAGCCCTTGGCGCTCGCTTCGGTCGCCCCCGGCTGGCGCTGCGCCCAGCCCCATGCGGCGAGGTAGCTGTAGCGACCGTTTCCGGTGTTCTTCGGGTGCGGCAGGATCACGCTGATGCCGCTCTTTGCCAGATCCGGCCAGTTGCGGATCTGTTTCGGATTGCCCTTGCGGACGATGAACACCATCGTCGAGGTATAGGGCGACGCATTGTTCGGAAACTTCTTGGCCCAATCCGCAGAGACCAGCCCCTTGTCGGCCAGGAACTGGATGTCGGTCGCCTGGTTCATCGTCACCACATCGGCTTCGAGGCCGTCGGCCACCGCTCGCACCTGCTTGGTCGATCCGGCGTGCGACTGTTTCAGGTCCAGCGTCTCGCCCGTTTTCGTCTTCCACGCGGCGGCAAACAGCGGGTTGTAGTCCTTGTAGAAATCACGCGCCACGTCGTACGAAACGTTCAGCAGCGAGACTTGCGCCTGCGCGGCGAGCGATACGAGTGCAAGGGCGGTGGCGAACAGAATCCGTTTCATGAGTCTGGATCTCGTGCAAAGCAAAGCCGAGATTCTCGCCGAGACGCTTAGAACCGAAAATCAATAAATTCGTATTTCAAAAGAGGTTTTTTGCATAAGACAGACGGGTCGAGCGCGTTGCGCGCCCACGCCACCTCTCGCGCCGACCGCGCTCACGCGCGTTCTGGCGACGCCGGATCGCGCAGCCGGGCGCCGGCCTAGACAAGATGCAGGCAAAGGCTGTCGAGCAGTTCGCGCTCGCGCTCGGCGAGGTTTGCCGCCTGCGTCGCCGCCTTCAGGTCTTCCTTGGTCGCCAGCGCCTGGTCCACAAATACCCACTGCTGCCGCGCCAACTGCAGATCCGCGCGGGCGTTCTCGGGCAGGCCTGCGTCCGAATTGAGCGCTTCAAGCCGCGCAGCAAATGCCTTGCGCTGTTGCTCGATGACCAGTGACACGTCGGGCGCGGCCATGCCCCACTGCCGCGTCAGCGCCAGCCGCGCCATGCGCTGCGTCAGCATGCGGGCCTCGTTGGCGTCCGACAGGCGCCGCGTGCCCTCGACCGGTTGCGACTGCGCCAGCTGCGCGAACAACTTCATCCCCAGATCTGCCAGATCCTGCCCCAGCGAGCTGATGCGGCGCACGCCCTCGGGCGCGGGTTTCACCGCCCAGGCCATGCGAAACACGCGCGCCCGCTGCTCGATCAGCAGCATCTGTTCGCCGCGCACACTGCGCACGAGCAGCGCGACAAGCCGCTCGAAGGCCTGGATCGAATCCTGCATGTGGAGACGGGCGCGATCGACGTCGATCCCGACCCCGATCTGGATCCAGTACTTGCCGATGCGTTCGGTGTGCATCGCGAACTGACCGGCCTGATTCAGCACCGACAAGGACGGCGCAGGGGGCTTCTTGTTTGCGGCCCACAGCGGCGCGCAGCAAAGCGCCGAGGCGCCAAGCAGCATGAAGTCACGTCGCAGGATCGGCTTCATCTCAAGCGGTTCCGCCGACAGTGAGCCCGTCAAGCCGCAAGGTCGGCTGGCCGACGCCAACCGGCACGCTCTGCCCTTCCTTGCCGCAGGTGCCGACACCGGGGTCGAGCGTGAGGTCATTGCCAATCATCGACACGCGCGTCAGCGCATCTGGACCGTTGCCGATCAGGGTCGCGCCCTTGACCGGATACGCGAGTTTGCCGTTCTCGATCATCCAGGCCTCGGCGGCCGAAAAGACGAACTTGCCGGACGTGATGTCGACCTGGCCGCCGCCGAAATTCACCGCGTACAGGCCGCGATCGACCGAGGCGATGATCTCCTGCGGGTCGCGCTCGCCGGCCAGCATGATGGTGTTGGTCATGCGCGGCAGCGGCAGGTGCGAGAAAGATTCGCGACGGCCGTTTCCGGTCGGCGCCACCCCCATCAGGCGTGCATTGGTCATATCCTGCATGTAGCCGGTGAGGATGCCGTCTTCG
Coding sequences within it:
- a CDS encoding sulfate/molybdate ABC transporter ATP-binding protein yields the protein MSIGIRNIGKRFGSFVALDNISLEIPTGELVALLGPSGCGKTTLLRIIAGMEVADSGQITFSGEEATHLHTRDRQVGFVFQHYALFRHMTVFENVAFGLRVKPRSERPSEAKIREKVTDLLKLVQLDWLAERYPSQLSGGQRQRIALARALAVEPRVLLLDEPFGALDTQVRKELRRWLRRLHDEMHISSVFVTHDQEEALEVADRVVVMNQGRIEQVGSPDEVYSSPATPFVYQFLGNVNVFHSRLHGPWAEVARASAEKATAFVRPHDIEILREVAPNALVASVTHVQAIGPVVRVELMHESEVIEVELSRERQQQLMLAAGDRVWLLPKQVAVFEGANAEPRMWVPDWVI
- the cysW gene encoding sulfate ABC transporter permease subunit CysW; the encoded protein is MSRRIATTESRRVRWLLCGLAFAFLFLFLALPLAAVFSEALAKGWALYVEALKEPDTLKAASLTLAIALLVLPLNVAFGVAAAWAIAKFDFRGKSLLTTLIDLPFAVSPVVAGLLFILIFGAQGWFGPWLAAHDIKIIFAVPGMVIATLFITVPYIARELIPLMQAQGRDEEEAAVSLGASGWQMFWRVTLPNIKWGLLYGVILANARAMGEFGAVSVVSGHIRGETNTLPLHVEILYNEYNAIGAFAAASILALLALVTLVAKTFVEWRMRRETEVLSAALPPERTGTL
- the cysT gene encoding sulfate ABC transporter permease subunit CysT; translation: MTRTPAHNVLPGFRLSLGYAITYLSLLVLIPLGALVAKSSALSLPDFWAVATADRALAAYRVTFGTSLVAALVNAVFGLIVAWVLVRYPFPGKRVVDALVDLPFALPTAVAGITLTTLYASNGWLGRLIEPLGVKIAFTPLGIMVALTFVTLPFVVRTLQPVIEDIEPEVEEAAATLGASRAQTLWRVILPQLFPAWLTGFALAFSRAIGEYGSVIFIAGNMPMVSEITPLLIISKLEQYDLVGATVLAVVMLVISFVLLLSINVLQWWAANRHTGRTPVEAAAPGARLEGASA
- a CDS encoding sulfate ABC transporter substrate-binding protein — encoded protein: MKRILFATALALVSLAAQAQVSLLNVSYDVARDFYKDYNPLFAAAWKTKTGETLDLKQSHAGSTKQVRAVADGLEADVVTMNQATDIQFLADKGLVSADWAKKFPNNASPYTSTMVFIVRKGNPKQIRNWPDLAKSGISVILPHPKNTGNGRYSYLAAWGWAQRQPGATEASAKGFVAAMLRNAPLFASGGRDATTTFMQRKMGDVLITFESEAELIAREFGRGEFEVVYPSESILAEFPVAVIEKTVDKRNTRKQAQAYLEYLWSPAGQENAAQNYLRPRDAAVLKKYAAQFPAIKTFTVDEVFGGWSKASATHFKDGGSFDQLYVNK